One window of Candidatus Dormiibacterota bacterium genomic DNA carries:
- a CDS encoding PqqD family protein, with translation MTDLAMVPRKNPNSAYRIYDGQATIVLPEQAEVNVLNEIGSLVWDHIDGTRTVAQLIDEVVEQCDTTPEVARRDVLEFLQSLRAHGMVI, from the coding sequence ATGACCGACCTCGCGATGGTTCCACGGAAGAACCCGAACTCGGCCTACCGGATCTACGACGGACAGGCGACGATCGTCCTGCCGGAGCAGGCCGAGGTGAACGTCCTCAACGAGATCGGCAGTCTGGTGTGGGACCACATCGACGGCACCCGCACCGTGGCGCAGCTCATCGACGAGGTGGTGGAACAGTGCGACACCACGCCCGAAGTGGCGCGCCGCGACGTCCTCGAGTTCCTTCAATCGCTGCGCGCTCACGGGATGGTGATCTGA
- a CDS encoding C25 family cysteine peptidase yields the protein MKFRILRRLTPFLLSLAALASPGKGAPPGVVGSTSLVLEAAEPRFTPLEGQEMLVPSIEGFGASARPGEPMLPLKIVRVAIPEGSVPELRVTSVLRHEVGRLRLAPAPRAHVQKRTGRAEDERRDAVYSEDARVFGRDADFPGEAVRLGSIGYLREQRFVEVIQAPLQYNPVTRQVRYYPEVRAEIVFKEGPGTLSAEPLRRFRPDPYFEETYKRALVNYEQGKLFRATTRSGDVAVQSLATPAQDLLAAAAAPGAPRYKISASSEGIYRLSYSDLQSSAPDLLALYPDPGTWVLSAEGVEVPISIRSSSGGPGEADGHFDPGDTLDFYGRPKGGPPTSVNFLQAGFPTVYEANDFTDTQVYWLTAGGTAGSHLRITETSGAPLAGYTAATDFEQAGVWDENNIYIPLDAADPFFSMPSLIAGGAQAQRDLTLPLPGLATTTLAPLVTLRVRGGTSVAGVPFDHDTRFWLNGDLGGARDFLWDGETIFSTNFPVSPSILTNPTTIHVAAQVQAGVSVDQQYLDSITIKYRRSFDSVADALPFNYPNQDVRFNVRGFSGPPPAVYEVTRSLSGSAEASPVRITNASVSGAPPVTCTFELPRDASPGAPATRAFIVVGPQGFLHPLSIQTAPAPVLKDPTNSADILVIGTPETIDASPTGSLQALLDYRLQHQELTSRVVYMSQIYDEFSYGLRDANAIRSFLAYAFDNWKGTSGVEPPPSFVLLVGDATPDYKHTLTAMPGWVDQVPTPMMFLSNAILGYYSSDNWLAAFRGGDPLPDIHLGRISTRTAIDSAAVFDKIRQYEASPPPGLWKGRALLLASDGNDDPETAEFEGVDNQIASRFFSTAPYSTPSPPLYFAEPPYNGTDAAGFKRDFTTALSGGAAIVTYVGHGDFNTWGARFPLFTTQDASRLTNGGPLPFMVTVNCLTGGFHFYLPEGSVGEGMTNNPVGGTIASLAPSGLSSVLVATPLLDSFFDPLFGNREERLVGVVADDLRAGLWAKGDLPDLQSYTLLGDPATLLATPAPPPPTSLVASAGNATVQLGWTAPAPPAAGYRVYRSTSAAGPYGAVACDPITGASCVDRTVANATTYYYYLVSFDTQGFEGRASNFNSDCDTGPDCVSARPLNPNPPSVPTGLTATDPGSGGRLNVAWLANPESDIKGYTLYYGIQSGQYPSKIAFGEAASSALLSGLTNGVRYYLALSATNTSGHESAPSGEVSAVPLLFEGIAPPREITDLVLSRSGSNLILTWSRPLVDIYGRSTTVVKYTVYRGTAPGFMPFLSTPLAVINDGSIITYTDAGAGAPGPTNFYYVVTATDLSGLVSGAGRELPNGIETLAVTRSAGMISLAWPAVTTDVSGLATIIDHYQIHASSLPFSRGSIGPSTLLVDNVRGLTVNLTLPSGKQYYSVIAVDNRGNLSPF from the coding sequence ATGAAGTTCCGGATCCTCCGAAGGCTGACCCCTTTCCTGCTGTCGCTCGCCGCCCTGGCCTCCCCGGGCAAAGGCGCCCCTCCGGGTGTTGTCGGCTCGACCTCCCTCGTGCTCGAGGCCGCGGAACCGCGATTCACCCCGCTCGAGGGACAGGAGATGCTCGTCCCCTCGATCGAGGGGTTCGGGGCGTCCGCGCGGCCGGGCGAGCCGATGCTGCCGCTGAAAATCGTCCGGGTGGCGATCCCCGAGGGGAGCGTCCCCGAGCTGCGCGTCACCTCGGTCCTCCGCCACGAAGTCGGACGGCTGCGGCTGGCCCCGGCGCCGCGCGCGCATGTCCAGAAGCGCACGGGCCGGGCCGAGGACGAGAGGCGCGACGCGGTGTACTCGGAAGACGCGCGCGTCTTCGGCCGGGACGCCGACTTTCCCGGCGAGGCGGTGCGGCTCGGCTCGATAGGCTACCTGCGCGAGCAGCGCTTCGTCGAGGTCATCCAGGCGCCGCTGCAGTACAACCCGGTCACCCGCCAGGTCCGCTACTACCCCGAGGTGCGCGCCGAAATCGTCTTCAAGGAGGGGCCCGGGACGCTGTCCGCCGAACCGCTCCGCCGCTTCAGGCCGGACCCCTATTTCGAGGAAACCTACAAGCGGGCCCTGGTGAACTACGAGCAGGGGAAGCTGTTCCGCGCGACAACGCGGAGCGGGGACGTCGCCGTCCAATCCCTGGCGACCCCGGCGCAGGACCTCCTCGCGGCCGCCGCCGCTCCGGGAGCGCCGCGCTACAAGATCAGCGCGTCCAGCGAGGGGATCTACCGCCTCTCCTACAGCGATCTGCAATCGAGCGCGCCCGATCTCCTCGCCCTCTACCCCGATCCGGGGACCTGGGTCCTCAGCGCCGAAGGGGTCGAGGTTCCGATCTCGATCCGTTCCTCCTCGGGCGGGCCGGGGGAGGCCGACGGGCACTTCGATCCGGGAGACACCCTCGATTTCTACGGACGGCCCAAGGGGGGGCCGCCGACGTCCGTGAACTTTCTGCAGGCCGGCTTCCCCACGGTCTACGAGGCGAACGATTTCACCGACACGCAGGTCTACTGGCTCACCGCGGGAGGAACGGCCGGATCGCATCTGAGGATTACCGAGACGAGCGGGGCGCCGCTCGCCGGTTACACGGCGGCGACCGATTTCGAGCAGGCGGGGGTGTGGGACGAGAACAACATCTACATCCCGCTCGATGCGGCCGACCCGTTCTTCTCGATGCCTTCGCTCATCGCCGGCGGAGCCCAGGCCCAGCGCGACCTGACGCTGCCCCTGCCGGGGCTGGCGACGACGACCCTGGCACCTTTGGTGACCCTGAGGGTCCGCGGCGGAACGAGCGTGGCGGGCGTGCCCTTCGACCACGACACCCGCTTCTGGCTCAACGGTGACCTCGGCGGCGCGCGCGATTTTCTCTGGGACGGAGAGACCATCTTCAGCACGAACTTCCCGGTCTCGCCGTCGATCCTGACCAATCCGACGACGATCCACGTGGCGGCGCAGGTGCAGGCGGGCGTGAGCGTCGATCAGCAGTATCTCGACAGCATCACCATCAAGTACCGCCGCTCCTTCGACTCCGTCGCGGATGCGCTGCCGTTCAATTACCCGAACCAGGACGTCCGGTTCAACGTACGCGGATTCAGCGGCCCTCCCCCGGCCGTCTATGAAGTGACCCGGTCGCTGTCCGGCTCGGCCGAGGCCAGCCCCGTCCGCATCACCAACGCCTCGGTGAGCGGCGCGCCCCCGGTCACGTGCACCTTCGAGTTGCCGCGCGATGCGAGCCCGGGCGCACCGGCCACGCGGGCGTTCATCGTGGTTGGACCGCAGGGGTTCCTGCATCCCCTGTCGATACAAACCGCCCCCGCCCCCGTTCTCAAGGATCCCACGAACTCCGCCGACATCCTGGTCATCGGCACGCCGGAGACGATCGACGCCTCGCCGACAGGTTCGCTGCAGGCGCTCCTCGACTACCGGCTGCAGCACCAGGAGCTGACCTCCAGGGTCGTGTACATGAGTCAGATCTACGACGAGTTCAGCTACGGCCTGAGGGACGCGAACGCCATCCGGTCCTTCCTCGCATACGCCTTCGACAACTGGAAGGGAACGAGCGGAGTCGAGCCGCCCCCCTCCTTCGTCCTGCTGGTGGGGGACGCGACGCCGGACTACAAGCACACGCTCACGGCGATGCCCGGATGGGTGGACCAGGTCCCGACTCCGATGATGTTCCTCAGCAACGCCATTCTCGGCTACTACAGCAGCGACAACTGGCTGGCGGCGTTCCGGGGCGGCGACCCGCTGCCCGATATCCACCTGGGCCGGATCTCGACCCGCACCGCGATCGACTCGGCGGCCGTGTTCGACAAGATCCGGCAGTACGAGGCCTCCCCCCCGCCCGGTCTCTGGAAGGGACGCGCGCTCCTACTCGCCAGCGACGGAAACGATGACCCCGAGACGGCGGAATTCGAGGGGGTCGACAATCAGATCGCCTCGAGGTTCTTCTCGACCGCTCCGTACAGCACACCCAGCCCGCCGCTCTATTTCGCGGAGCCGCCCTACAACGGCACCGATGCAGCCGGATTCAAGCGCGATTTCACTACCGCGCTCTCGGGCGGGGCGGCGATCGTGACCTACGTCGGTCATGGGGACTTCAATACCTGGGGGGCGCGCTTCCCCCTGTTCACCACCCAGGATGCGAGCCGGCTGACCAACGGCGGCCCGCTTCCTTTCATGGTCACCGTGAACTGCCTCACGGGAGGCTTCCATTTCTACCTCCCGGAAGGATCGGTTGGCGAGGGGATGACGAACAATCCGGTCGGAGGAACGATCGCCTCGCTGGCTCCTTCCGGTCTCTCGAGCGTCCTGGTGGCAACACCTCTGCTCGACTCCTTTTTCGATCCCCTGTTCGGGAACAGGGAGGAGAGGCTCGTCGGCGTCGTCGCGGACGATCTGCGCGCTGGACTCTGGGCGAAGGGGGATCTTCCGGATCTGCAGAGCTACACCCTTCTCGGAGATCCGGCCACGCTCCTGGCGACCCCCGCGCCGCCCCCGCCCACGAGCCTGGTCGCGTCGGCGGGGAACGCCACCGTGCAGCTCGGCTGGACAGCGCCGGCGCCCCCGGCCGCCGGCTACCGCGTCTACCGCTCCACCTCGGCCGCGGGGCCGTACGGTGCTGTCGCCTGCGATCCGATCACCGGCGCCTCGTGCGTCGATCGAACGGTCGCCAACGCCACGACCTACTATTACTACCTTGTCTCATTTGACACGCAGGGGTTCGAGGGGAGGGCCTCGAACTTCAACAGCGATTGCGACACGGGACCGGACTGTGTGAGCGCACGTCCTCTGAACCCGAACCCTCCGTCGGTTCCGACAGGGCTGACCGCGACCGACCCCGGGTCCGGCGGAAGGCTGAACGTGGCGTGGCTGGCCAATCCGGAGAGCGATATAAAAGGATACACGCTCTACTATGGTATTCAGTCAGGGCAATATCCCAGCAAGATTGCCTTCGGGGAGGCAGCCTCAAGCGCTCTCCTTTCAGGTTTGACGAACGGGGTCCGGTATTACCTGGCACTGAGCGCGACCAATACCTCGGGGCACGAGAGCGCCCCGTCGGGAGAGGTCTCCGCGGTGCCGCTCCTGTTCGAGGGGATCGCTCCGCCGCGTGAGATCACCGACCTCGTTCTGAGCCGGTCGGGCAGCAATCTCATCCTGACCTGGAGCCGGCCGCTGGTCGACATCTACGGCCGTTCGACCACGGTGGTCAAGTACACCGTCTACCGCGGCACGGCACCCGGCTTCATGCCGTTCCTGTCCACACCCCTGGCCGTCATCAACGATGGGTCGATCATCACGTATACCGACGCCGGGGCGGGGGCACCGGGACCGACTAACTTCTACTACGTGGTGACCGCCACCGATCTCAGCGGCCTCGTGTCGGGCGCGGGTCGGGAGCTGCCGAACGGCATCGAGACACTGGCCGTAACCCGGTCCGCGGGGATGATAAGTCTCGCCTGGCCGGCCGTCACGACCGACGTTTCGGGGCTCGCGACCATCATCGATCACTATCAGATCCACGCCTCCTCCCTGCCGTTCTCGCGCGGATCGATCGGTCCGTCCACATTACTCGTGGACAACGTACGGGGCTTGACGGTAAATTTGACCCTGCCGAGCGGTAAGCAGTACTACTCAGTCATCGCCGTGGACAACCGGGGCAACCTGAGCCCCTTTTAG
- the uvrC gene encoding excinuclease ABC subunit UvrC: MDPEAPARLKLDDLPDVPGVYLYRDRAGRVIYVGKARSLKSRVRSYFQGSSAGQAPKTDALLDEIHDLEYIVTRTEVEALILENNLIKKNRPRFNIRLRDDKNFPYLKMTTTERFPRVVLVRRARLDGNAYFGPYVPASTARRSIQMVARQFKVATCYLEDMDGTRPRPCLLYQLNQCLGPCASLVDDQEYGQAVNDARLFLEGRNKDLVKSLKEKMQKAAEDERFEAAAHYRDLVKGLEASSDRQRISSVGLEEEDYVAFHREGEIASVQVFQMRDGQVQARREFSFEGIREEDAEFLGSCLTRYYESVDFIPETICVPMAPASRDVLEEWLSERKGSKVAVLVPQRGPRRRLLETAAKNARISFEAMFRAPHTHGVEILEGLQEALGLDEPPHRIECFDISHIQGSDQVASLVVWEAGRPKRTDFRRFRIKTLEGSDDFAAMAEVVGRRYTRLLKEGKPLPDLVLIDGGKGQLSSAVAVLDRLGVGHVQVAAIAKREEEVFLDGRRESVRIPHDSPILHLIQRIRDEAHRFAVTYHRKVRSRRTLTSELQEIEGVGPRRSRLLLRRFGSVQGIREAPLEALAEEVGRELADRIKTRLSPVI, encoded by the coding sequence ATGGATCCAGAGGCCCCCGCACGCCTGAAGCTCGACGACCTGCCCGACGTACCCGGCGTGTACCTGTACCGCGACCGCGCCGGACGCGTCATCTACGTAGGGAAGGCGCGCTCGCTCAAGAGCCGCGTCCGATCGTACTTTCAGGGATCGAGCGCCGGCCAGGCCCCCAAGACCGACGCCCTCCTGGACGAGATCCACGACCTCGAGTACATCGTCACGCGCACCGAGGTCGAGGCGTTGATCCTCGAGAACAATCTCATCAAGAAGAACCGGCCGCGCTTCAACATCCGCCTGCGGGACGACAAGAACTTCCCGTACCTCAAGATGACGACGACCGAGCGCTTCCCGCGCGTCGTCCTGGTCCGCCGGGCGCGGCTCGACGGCAACGCCTACTTCGGGCCGTACGTGCCGGCCTCGACCGCCCGCCGCTCCATCCAGATGGTGGCGCGGCAGTTCAAGGTCGCGACCTGCTACCTCGAGGACATGGACGGCACGCGGCCGCGCCCCTGTCTCCTTTATCAGCTCAACCAGTGCCTGGGGCCGTGCGCCTCGCTGGTCGACGACCAGGAATACGGCCAGGCGGTGAACGATGCGCGGCTCTTCCTCGAGGGTCGCAACAAGGACCTCGTGAAGAGCCTCAAGGAGAAGATGCAGAAGGCGGCCGAGGACGAGCGCTTCGAGGCGGCGGCCCACTACCGGGACCTCGTGAAGGGGCTGGAGGCCTCGTCCGACAGGCAGCGCATCTCCTCGGTCGGCCTGGAGGAGGAGGACTACGTCGCCTTTCACCGCGAAGGGGAAATCGCCTCCGTGCAGGTGTTCCAGATGCGCGACGGGCAGGTGCAGGCGCGGCGGGAGTTCTCGTTCGAAGGGATTCGCGAGGAGGACGCCGAGTTCCTGGGCTCCTGCCTGACGCGCTACTACGAGAGCGTCGACTTCATCCCCGAGACCATCTGCGTGCCGATGGCACCCGCGTCGCGCGATGTCCTCGAGGAGTGGCTGTCCGAGAGGAAAGGCTCGAAGGTCGCCGTCCTCGTCCCGCAGCGCGGCCCGCGACGCAGGCTCCTGGAGACGGCGGCGAAAAACGCCCGTATCTCGTTCGAGGCGATGTTCCGCGCTCCGCACACGCACGGCGTCGAGATCCTCGAAGGGCTCCAGGAGGCGCTGGGACTGGACGAGCCACCGCACCGCATCGAGTGCTTCGACATCTCGCACATCCAGGGGAGCGACCAGGTGGCGTCGCTGGTCGTCTGGGAGGCGGGGCGTCCGAAACGGACCGATTTCCGGCGCTTCAGGATCAAGACCCTCGAGGGGAGCGACGACTTCGCCGCCATGGCCGAGGTCGTCGGCCGGCGCTACACTCGCCTCCTGAAGGAGGGGAAGCCGCTGCCCGATCTGGTGCTGATCGACGGCGGCAAGGGGCAGCTGTCGTCGGCCGTCGCGGTCCTCGACCGGCTGGGGGTCGGCCACGTGCAGGTCGCCGCGATAGCCAAGCGCGAGGAGGAGGTCTTTCTGGACGGCAGGAGGGAGTCGGTTCGCATCCCGCACGACTCTCCCATCCTGCACCTGATCCAGAGAATCCGCGACGAGGCGCACCGGTTCGCCGTGACCTACCATCGCAAGGTGCGCTCCAGGCGCACCCTGACCAGCGAGCTCCAGGAGATCGAGGGGGTCGGCCCGCGGCGCTCCCGCCTCCTCCTGCGCCGTTTCGGTTCGGTGCAGGGGATCAGGGAGGCGCCGCTCGAGGCGCTCGCCGAGGAAGTCGGCCGCGAACTCGCGGACAGGATCAAGACGCGCCTGTCGCCTGTGATATAG
- a CDS encoding alpha/beta fold hydrolase: protein MAKNGAVKTLLGLLLVIALLVGGAYALLYGVTHPPREKTQLDPADLLLRAEDVTFHAADGVLLSGWLVKGTPRAPVIVLCHDLGGSRSALLNSAVSLNRAGYALLVFDFRGHGLSMGSGGYLGVDEKSDILGAIAFLKSRSDVDGSRVGLWGIGMGAYAGTLAAIDSPEIVALALDSLYPDVTSQLERLVRARIPPPLSFVMPVLHQIYRPYLALRPPGNTSLSTSLGALSGRNVLLIVAIDSPERYNEEKALYAALPEGPQGGKSLLELKASVVTGLYAEDKKTYDQAIVRFFTTNLPKNGGAKPPAKKGLQVLER from the coding sequence ATGGCAAAGAACGGTGCCGTCAAGACCCTCCTCGGACTCCTCCTCGTCATCGCTCTTCTTGTCGGCGGCGCGTACGCCCTGCTCTACGGTGTCACGCATCCGCCCCGGGAGAAAACGCAGCTCGATCCGGCGGACCTCCTCCTGCGCGCCGAGGACGTGACCTTCCACGCCGCGGACGGGGTGCTGCTGTCGGGCTGGCTGGTCAAGGGAACGCCGCGCGCCCCGGTCATCGTCCTGTGCCACGACCTCGGGGGGTCGCGCTCGGCGCTGCTCAACTCGGCCGTATCGTTGAATCGCGCCGGCTACGCGCTCCTGGTGTTCGATTTTCGCGGCCACGGTTTGAGCATGGGTTCGGGCGGGTACCTCGGTGTGGACGAGAAGAGCGACATCCTGGGGGCGATCGCGTTTCTCAAGTCACGCTCCGACGTCGATGGGTCCAGGGTGGGTCTGTGGGGGATCGGCATGGGGGCTTACGCCGGGACGCTCGCGGCGATCGACAGTCCGGAGATCGTGGCGCTGGCCCTCGACTCCCTGTATCCCGACGTGACGTCCCAGCTGGAGCGGCTGGTGCGGGCCCGGATCCCTCCGCCCCTCTCCTTCGTCATGCCGGTGCTGCACCAGATCTACAGGCCGTATCTGGCTCTGCGCCCCCCCGGCAACACATCGCTTTCGACATCGCTCGGCGCCCTGAGCGGAAGGAACGTCCTGCTCATCGTCGCGATCGATTCGCCCGAACGCTACAACGAGGAGAAGGCCCTGTATGCGGCCCTGCCGGAGGGTCCGCAAGGTGGGAAGAGCCTCCTCGAGCTGAAGGCCTCCGTGGTGACAGGGCTGTACGCCGAGGACAAGAAGACCTACGACCAGGCGATCGTCCGGTTCTTCACCACGAACCTGCCGAAGAATGGCGGAGCAAAGCCGCCGGCCAAGAAGGGGCTTCAGGTTCTGGAGCGTTGA
- a CDS encoding thrombospondin type 3 repeat-containing protein, with protein sequence MKTFLNSLLVVAAVLAVLLVAPAAYADCPANSIPYQYYLGGFLIGVNEDTVNARAFVMGHPEINSGTASIICKAAGIDPTTGKFCLNEAGSAGDGNITISGDWQFPGNVGCPLSLVSGDLHDGDAPNVLFVTSVSPAGVSSYISLTVGNSFDLGGFAFDLAHPLNGFTPSPLALTPIPSPTITGLTPNADGTAQAAIAWFPPSAGPTFDDCNPNSQAVFATCPAGSTRPRLESYNIYRLDGLCGTAPDMATTSWGTMVANVPAIGPLNASVKVLPVDPAGINCSYLAIGLVIGGQVVQTVSAPAKVAGGDCDSDGVPDTFDNCRCVSNPNQLDTDGDHVGDACDNCRTVSNQDQKDGDLDGVGDACDNCATVQNANQANADGDMFGDACDNCPGVGNDLQTDTDGDTKGDACDNCPQSSNPFQEDVDTDGVGDVCDNCRNVSNTNQADTDHDGIGDACDNCAGIPNPGQENMDLDCQGDVCDNCPTIPNCDQNPQVCAQVCENVAISFSSPLGKGSGTVFWDTTREIDLIGFNIVELDSKGNRTQLNPSLIRCFECVTGVGNLYSQPVPKHKSGHNIFVEMLRVNGNVQVCGPAVRQ encoded by the coding sequence ATGAAAACATTCCTTAATTCGTTGCTGGTTGTTGCGGCAGTGCTCGCCGTTCTGCTGGTGGCGCCGGCCGCCTATGCGGACTGTCCCGCCAATTCGATTCCGTATCAGTATTATCTTGGCGGCTTCCTGATCGGCGTCAACGAGGATACGGTCAACGCACGGGCGTTCGTGATGGGACACCCGGAGATCAACAGCGGCACGGCCTCCATTATCTGCAAGGCCGCCGGCATCGACCCCACGACGGGTAAATTCTGTCTCAACGAGGCCGGGAGCGCTGGGGACGGAAACATCACCATCAGCGGCGACTGGCAGTTCCCGGGGAACGTGGGCTGTCCCCTGAGTCTGGTTTCGGGCGACCTGCATGATGGCGATGCTCCGAACGTGCTGTTCGTCACGTCGGTGTCCCCGGCCGGGGTAAGCTCTTACATCTCTCTGACCGTGGGCAACAGCTTCGACCTGGGCGGGTTCGCGTTCGACCTGGCCCACCCCCTGAACGGGTTCACCCCCAGCCCGCTGGCGCTGACGCCGATCCCCAGCCCCACGATCACGGGACTCACGCCGAACGCCGACGGCACGGCCCAGGCGGCGATCGCCTGGTTCCCGCCGTCGGCCGGCCCGACTTTCGACGATTGCAACCCCAACTCGCAGGCGGTATTCGCGACCTGCCCCGCGGGGTCCACGCGTCCGAGGCTCGAGAGCTACAACATCTACCGTCTGGACGGACTCTGCGGCACGGCACCCGACATGGCTACGACCAGCTGGGGGACCATGGTGGCCAACGTGCCGGCCATCGGCCCGCTCAACGCCAGCGTCAAGGTCCTGCCGGTCGACCCGGCCGGAATCAACTGCTCCTACCTGGCCATCGGTCTCGTCATCGGCGGGCAGGTGGTGCAGACGGTCTCTGCTCCGGCCAAGGTGGCGGGCGGCGATTGTGACAGTGACGGCGTTCCGGACACGTTCGACAACTGCAGGTGCGTCTCGAACCCGAACCAGCTCGACACCGACGGCGATCATGTCGGCGACGCCTGCGACAACTGCCGCACAGTCTCGAACCAGGACCAGAAGGACGGGGACCTGGACGGCGTGGGCGATGCCTGCGACAACTGCGCGACGGTCCAGAACGCCAACCAGGCGAACGCCGACGGCGACATGTTCGGCGACGCCTGCGACAACTGCCCGGGCGTCGGCAACGATCTGCAGACGGACACGGACGGCGACACCAAGGGGGATGCCTGCGACAACTGCCCCCAGAGCTCCAATCCGTTCCAGGAGGATGTCGACACCGACGGAGTGGGCGATGTCTGCGACAACTGCAGGAACGTCTCGAACACCAACCAGGCCGACACCGATCATGACGGGATCGGAGACGCCTGCGACAACTGCGCGGGCATTCCGAATCCAGGCCAGGAAAACATGGATCTCGACTGTCAGGGCGACGTCTGCGACAACTGCCCGACGATCCCGAACTGCGACCAGAACCCGCAGGTCTGCGCGCAAGTCTGCGAGAACGTGGCGATCTCCTTCTCGAGCCCGCTCGGCAAGGGGTCCGGCACGGTCTTCTGGGACACGACCCGCGAGATCGATCTGATCGGCTTCAACATCGTCGAGCTCGATTCGAAGGGGAACAGGACACAACTCAACCCCTCCCTCATCCGTTGCTTCGAGTGCGTCACGGGTGTCGGCAACCTCTACAGTCAGCCGGTCCCGAAGCACAAGAGCGGCCACAACATCTTCGTCGAGATGCTGCGGGTCAACGGGAACGTCCAGGTCTGCGGGCCGGCTGTCAGACAGTAA
- a CDS encoding radical SAM protein: MANALEDLTVRNWSRAVPMSALLELTFVCNHACSFCYNSPTGQKEMTTQEVFEALQKLADFNILYLTLTGGEPLVRRDFFEIARKARDLGFALRIYTNAFLIDEPMAKRIREIANPIEIEISIHGARPETHEKLTCVPGSLQRVINAVKHLRAQGIKVNLKCPITRDNQEEVLDMRRLATELGVMIIFDPVITPRDDGDKDPLSLMATDDFLRRFWSDPAYAAARIDPVPIPRKEQPGEAVCGTGRSSFAIDPYGNIYPCVQWRRKVANIKEVASLKEIWHSSPVLIDVRRAAVEMADKLRTMQQSGQSGGFCNFCLGVADLQTGDPLTYYPQAAKNAEFRMKAYEAHKAKTGETLEDEGGILSKCSM; this comes from the coding sequence ATGGCCAACGCCCTGGAGGATCTGACCGTCCGTAACTGGAGCCGGGCCGTGCCGATGTCGGCCCTGCTCGAGCTGACCTTCGTCTGCAACCACGCCTGTTCCTTCTGCTACAACAGCCCGACCGGCCAGAAGGAGATGACGACACAGGAAGTGTTCGAGGCGCTGCAGAAGCTGGCCGACTTCAACATCCTCTATCTGACGCTGACCGGCGGCGAGCCGCTGGTGCGCCGCGACTTCTTCGAGATCGCCAGGAAGGCGCGCGATCTCGGGTTCGCCCTGCGGATCTACACGAACGCCTTCCTCATCGACGAGCCGATGGCGAAGAGGATCCGCGAGATCGCCAATCCGATCGAGATCGAGATCAGCATCCACGGCGCGCGTCCGGAGACGCACGAGAAGCTGACCTGCGTGCCCGGCTCCCTGCAGCGCGTGATCAACGCGGTCAAGCACCTGCGCGCCCAGGGGATCAAGGTCAACCTGAAATGTCCCATCACCCGCGACAACCAGGAGGAGGTGCTCGACATGCGCCGCCTGGCGACGGAGCTGGGAGTGATGATCATCTTCGACCCGGTCATCACGCCGCGCGACGACGGCGACAAGGACCCTCTCAGCCTGATGGCGACGGACGATTTCCTGAGGCGCTTCTGGTCCGACCCGGCCTACGCCGCGGCGCGGATCGATCCTGTGCCGATCCCGCGCAAGGAGCAGCCGGGCGAGGCGGTGTGCGGCACCGGTCGCTCCTCGTTCGCCATCGATCCGTACGGCAACATCTATCCCTGCGTGCAGTGGCGGCGCAAGGTCGCCAACATCAAGGAGGTCGCCTCGCTGAAGGAGATCTGGCACAGCTCGCCGGTCCTGATCGACGTGCGGCGCGCCGCCGTCGAGATGGCGGACAAGCTCCGGACGATGCAGCAGTCGGGGCAGTCCGGCGGGTTCTGCAACTTCTGTCTCGGTGTGGCCGATCTGCAGACCGGCGACCCGTTGACGTACTACCCGCAGGCGGCGAAGAACGCCGAGTTCAGGATGAAGGCTTACGAGGCCCACAAGGCGAAAACGGGGGAAACGCTCGAGGATGAGGGGGGCATCCTGAGCAAGTGCAGCATGTGA
- a CDS encoding RNA polymerase sigma factor — protein MDSTKPRTFTEGVGTTQAEGESPQIAALVERAKGGEAAAFDDLMRLYERRVISIGVQMGLHADEALDACQDTFVKVFRYIHRFRSGESFYRWLYRIAVNTVYDHLRLMRPKWTVSMEDAGRERTEGVREPGVPIEQRVQSADLLRKALSALDRLSRRERIVFVLRDLQQVPTEDIGRILGLSRITVRRHCMLARRKLRDSVNPK, from the coding sequence GTGGACAGCACGAAGCCAAGGACGTTCACGGAAGGCGTCGGGACGACGCAGGCCGAAGGTGAGTCGCCCCAGATCGCGGCCCTCGTCGAGCGCGCCAAGGGGGGAGAGGCCGCCGCCTTCGACGACCTGATGCGTCTGTACGAGCGCCGCGTCATCTCCATCGGCGTTCAGATGGGCTTGCACGCCGACGAGGCCCTGGACGCCTGCCAGGACACCTTCGTGAAGGTGTTCCGATACATCCATCGGTTCCGTTCCGGCGAATCGTTCTACCGCTGGCTCTACCGTATCGCCGTCAACACGGTGTACGACCACCTCCGCCTGATGCGCCCGAAATGGACGGTCTCGATGGAGGACGCCGGCCGGGAGCGCACCGAGGGGGTGCGCGAGCCTGGCGTGCCGATCGAGCAGCGGGTCCAGTCGGCCGACCTCCTCCGCAAGGCCCTGTCGGCTCTCGACCGCCTCAGCCGGCGGGAGAGAATCGTTTTTGTCCTGAGAGACTTGCAGCAGGTCCCCACCGAAGACATCGGGCGAATCCTCGGACTGTCCCGGATCACCGTCAGGCGGCACTGCATGCTGGCGCGCCGCAAGCTCCGGGACTCGGTCAATCCCAAATAG